ATGGGTGCTACGCAGGAAATTTGTGCTATAGAATATGATTTGCCATTCATTTTACAACTAAGTAACTACAGTGGGTGGGTGGTAGCAAATAGATTCTCACTAAAATATATAGGGGGACATGAAATAgttactattttttctttttcacaataTGCATGGGAATAACCACTTAAACATTTTTCACTAGGAATTCAATGGGAAAATAAGTAGTGATATTTCCATTAAGATTTTCCAAGAGACATAGAAAAGCTGCTTTAAATTGTATCCAACTTCATACACTAGCTATGTTAAATCGACAAAATTCAACACAGACTACGTCTAATGTTTCTGCCGATTTGTGCAGTTGGTGAatgataatctttttttttttgcgttGCTTCTTCTGTTTTATGGTTCTTTAGTCATTTAAGTATATTCACTTCTTTAGACCTAAGACGTTGATCAATCGAGCGAAAATCTCTTTTATGCAAGTCATAGCCAAGAGATTTCCTTGCTAGTAAACATACTTGATTTTCTAAAATCATATGGAATGACGTACTTGCTAACTTATACAATCATAGGGTTCAAATTAGATGATTGCTTCCCTCTGACATATGAAACAGGGGTCTGACCGGAGAGAGGACAGTGAAGAGACTCCGACTTTCTAAAGCTCTAACGATACCTGATTCTACAAGTATTTATGATGCTTGCCGCAGGATGGCTGCTCGCAGAGTTGATGCTTTATTGCTGACTGACTCGAATGCATTATTATGTGGTATATTGACGGATAAGGTTAATACTCAATCCTTCTTTTCACTCAGTAGACTCATTGACTTACTCTTCATTCCTTTGTGTAATCGTGTTTCTTTCTTCCCGAAGGATATAACAACCAGAGTTATTGCAAGTGAAGTCAATATTCAGGAAACACCTGTTTCAAAGGTTATGACAAAACATCCTGTTTTTGTTCTTTCAGACACACTTGCTGTAGAAGCATTGCAGAAAATGGTGCTAGGTTGGTGTATttgaaataacatatatttcTTGCAACTTTATGCTACATCTCAATCTGAGTATGGTTGCTTACTTACTCACTGCAGGAAAATTTAGACATTTGCCAGTTGTAGAAAATGGTGAGGTCATTGCTTTGCTTGATATAGCAAAATGTCTTTATGATGCTATTGCTCGCCTTGAAAGGGCAGCAGAGAAAGGAAAGGCAATTGTAGCTGCGGTTCAGGGAGTTGAAAAAAACTGGGGAGCATCTATTTCTGGTTGGTTGTCGGAACATTTTGTCTTGTGTTACTGATGACGACTCATTGATGAGAccttttttcatgtttctacTTTTTCAGATTCTGATTCATTTATTGAAACCCTTCGGGAGAGAATGTTTAGGCCTTCACTCTCTACAATCATTTCTGAGAATCCAAAGTAGGTAATATCTTCACTTTTAATCTCCTAAAGAGTATAACAGAAAAATAGAGATTTCTGCAGCCATTTTTTACGGTGTTTCCAGAACTGTTACAGTTGTACCAAACGATACTGTTTTAGAAGCAGCAAAAAAGATGTCTGAATCTAAAACAAGCTCGGCTATTGTGGCTGTTGATAAGAAACCAAAAGGAATTTTAACGTGAGTATTCTTTCTCCCCATATTAACAAGCCAAACTATGTATAGTGTTGTAATGAATGAAATGCTAACCACCAAAAAGAGATTCCTCACGGTGTCTGCAGTTCAAAGGACATACTGATGCGAGTCATAGCACAAGATCTTTCACCAGAGTCCATACTTGTTGAGAGGGTATGTATATCAGTCTTGttacaataatagttaattCAAATCAAGGATATTGAcaacttttatattatttcttttctactttttatatttttcttcatatgtTTGGGTGTTAGAAGAAAACTTGATCCCTAAAAACTTTCATACTTGTCATCCATCTAGGTAATGACTCCCAATCCCGAATGTGCTACAACAGATACATCTATTGTTGATGCTTTACATACAATGCATGATGGGAAATTTTTACACCTACCTGTAATTGATAAAGGTAGGTAGCATTAACCTTTCAGTGTACATTTTATAAGTGTCTCATCTTGTTACGTTTGCTGCAGATGGAGTTGTAGTTGCTGTGATTGATGTGCTTCATATCACTCATGCAGCTGTAGCCACGGTAAGGCATGCATCAGACACACATGTTACTTTTTCGTGACAGATTCCAAGTGTTGTCGCTATGCATTTAATTTCTAGTGTCTTTTCACAAGTTTAGAATCTCCAGAAAGTATCCACCTCATCATGTCTACTTCTTTAGCACTGAACGCACACGCATTTGCTCATGTAAATTATCATGTATGTTAGCTTCccataaaacaaatattgctGCTGAATATCGAGTTTTTCTTAATGAAGAAATGGAATTATTGGATATTTATTCATGTCGTCTTCTTGCTCACAAATAACTAGGTGGGAAATACTTCTGGAGTGAATAATGAAGCTGCAAATACTAGGATACAAAAGTTCTGGGATTCAGCTATGGAATTGTCTCCAGATGATGGGGAAGAGACACGAAGGTTAATAAAAACCTTTCTTTCGTGttaattacaaaattttatagTTAACTCGAGCACTCATTTATATGACATGATGTCAGCATTTGTTCGTTGAAATTTGCTTCTGAAGGGGCAGAGTTGAGAAGATGTATATCCTATCCTTCGTCAAGCCTGTCTAATACTTTTGCATTCAAGATTCAAGACAGAACAGGAAGGATGCACAGATTCAACTGCAGTATGTTCTTTTGTATTCATGTTGACATTGGAAATGTAAAGCTATCAGACAGTAAAGGTGATGCATACTTGTTGCAGATATCGGGAGCATGAGAGATCTGATAACAGCCATTATTCAAAGAGTGGGGGATGATATAAAGCGGAAGAACCTTCCTCAAATTCTGGTCGGGATTTGTTGTAAATGTGCATGTTTTTCTCCTAACTTGATCATATAATCATTGGTAATATATACCCTGTTGCAGTATGAAGATGAAGACCATGACAAGGTTGTTCTAGCAACAGAAAGTGATCTCACAGCTGCAGTTGAGCATGCAAGATGTGCAGGTTGGAAGGTATATACTGAATGTTCCTTAAAATCACCCTACATTTAATTAACATGATATGATATGACGTAATGGCAATTTCAGCAGGGACTAAGATTGCACTTAGACTATTCAGGAAAGCACGGGTGTAGAAAGGGTTCAAGGTCCAACAGTTTGGATACACAATCTGCATGGGCTTCAGCTTACAGTGCCGTAGCAGCTGGTGCTGCATTGTTTGCAGGTTTAGGCGTAATAGCATTCCTAAGGAGATCTaataattgattattatttCTCTAATTAAATACATTTCCCATCTCCTGTACATTTGACAAATTAACTGATTTATCGTATATAGTCCCAACCATCATTGAGATGTCGGAAGAATAATGGTAATGATGGTTATATCAAGGAACGACTATATAAGTCACTTGAAATTCATAGAAGGAAGTTAGAAACAAAAATCTCAAGTGACAGATTTACTATAAGAATGTTTTGATATAGTCTTTTTTATGGTCTAACTTAGTATGAGAATATCTCCCAATATATAAGGATTTAAAATATCTATCCTATAGCATGTCAAATTAAGATCTTTGAGTCTAGGTTACTCAAACTCTTTGTCGATATGACAGCTGAGTAAAGAGTTATGACCGTCTTATCGCTTGTTGTACGGGCAGTGGGCAAAACAGGCTGGGTTACATTTGGACGCCTTTTAAAGGGGCTTTTGGAcgtcaaaaagagcatgttcaTATTTTTCTCAAAGTATAAACATCCATTATCCATTGAATAGAGCTCCGACTCCTTTGAGGTAAGAAAACGCCATCTTCTAATTTGATAGCAACAATAgttcaattcatttttcattctacACCTACATTCAAAGACGAATGATCCCAAGGGGAGACATTGTAATACCCCGCAAATCCTAGGCTAAGATTGAAACAATTCTTCATATGCATATAGATTAGAACCCTATAATTTCTAGTTGTACGTAAGTGATAAAACCAACTTTTTAGTGTGGGAAGAGCTTTCGTGATGTATTAAGGTCAAAGGAACTTGTTAGGTCAAAGTTGAGTTGAAAGTTTCCATACAGATTGAGTTTCAGTTTATGTTCTTATTTGGATCATTTTCAAACAAGCATACATcatagaatataaaaaattatatggcCCCACCAAATCAAGGGTTTTTAGTCTTCTTTCCATCGCTTCCACTCACTCATTATCCAACTTTTGAGTTAAATGTTACACATATTTATTAGACAGTCAGATTGGCCGTGCACAACGCATGCTTGGTAGAATGGGCGCACCGCGTAAAGCCATTTTCAAGTGTACATGATGTTAAGTTACATTATTTAATAAGTTATGTGTTGGTTCATTATGAAAATCATCTTGAAAGGCATAATGTTTAGTTTTTGTCAAATTCTCTCCACTTCTCCACCTCCAACATAAAATATGTTCCTCCCATGTATCTCAAAGTGtttcaaaatattcttaatttCTAATCATAAATATTGACAAGGTTCTCACATCAAATACTCCTCTTATCTCTAGTAAAACAAAAGGCTCACTTCTAGAGTTCAAGACTAGGTTTTCATCAAGACTAACAAATATCAAAGAGATTATACCTACTTCCACATCAAGGTATGATTTGGATCTAAGGGAACTCATCTCAAAGGTCAAGAAGGGACTTTAAGAATTCCTATTCAACACTAAATCTATccaaataaatccctaaatgagtccaagttgtggactcatcaacacccccaacttaaacttttgcttttccatagtaaaactcaagttcagcAGTTCAAAGAGGATGTCTCAGATAGTGCTACACAATATTCAATCATGAATGCACGCAAAAAGACTCAACTTACTCATGAAAAGATTAGTTGTgcactcaaagattcaagttgtgactcaCCATTATAAAAGATTCTCAATTTCACAGtacttgcttcaaatgcaagttcatGATCAATAAATGTACTTAAATGCCCTCATAGAAAGAATGATTCCATATTCTCACACAATAGTTCAACAATTTATAGCTCTCAATCACCATcaacactcacactcacaaagatgaaCACATGCATGACTCCACCCATATTTTCCAATAAACACTTGTTTCATCTCACTCAAGATAAAAAAGGTCTTTTCAAGGCTTGTAACTGGGCTAAGTGTAAAGGTATGGTCAATTAGGATCAATGACTGATATCCTCATGAAATGTGGTATGCACAACACTCTCTTCccttttcttcatcattcttaTTTGTGCTCAACAAGTCACCTCATTATTTAATTTCTCTGGAATACCGGGCACCCCATTTTCTTTTACACTTTCACAActttatttcaaactttttcatttttcattcgtcttttatttttctttttttctttatatggaGGGGTTCCATATTTATCAATACAATTGAGAAAGGGGGTTCTTTGTTGCATTTCTTGTTTGATTTATCTTTTCACTACACCTGAACTTAGGATTTTGGCCTAAAttgtgtcacatccggggagcaccccctagacgtacctggcgtcgtcatcctctttgaggactaagactagcctcttagcttacatcattgcattcataggttaaaatgcggaaattttgtaaaacttttcattacttctacattgaggtttacatagacctctacatacacataatatatatcgaGTACACACAGACCCTttatataggaagattacttagtcttctagttttattgcacatagatacaTAAAATATGACATAGACTCAAAAGATCTCAtttcataaccatctaacaaaaGTGTAATCAtatgggcctagcccatacatcaatataacaaGAGCACATATAGCTCATATAATATttagtatccaaatgaaaaggaaataacataagagtcttaatagtaaaacaacttcataagattgatagtggcattgccctcaaaAAGTGaagacctacccaacttggatgattgagaattccaagtcttcttcaaagtcgtcttaAAACCCTTCaacaaccggaacctaaaatgttaaggaaaaggaagaaatggggttagtacaccacttgtactaagtatgagactatatgcacacatatcattaaatcatgctaaaacgggacatttcatttaaaacatgctGATTTACATGTACAAAGCCCTATGCaaattcaagaagaccataccaatcataagacatattcattaagacatAGGCATGtccatcacaagaccaacaacactaagtctagtcaagtcaacatgcatatcatataattgaacacctagtcaaagtaactctatcatcaagttataatggcaacaagcatgaatcatagtacatttcaacatcaccaaagcaagaccattaatcatgaccctctttaagtccacttgtgcaatgactACGAAAacccccataaccttacttaatcaagtaaacctataAAGAACCATAATCAATGTCcgacttcacataacataatatcaaaagtacataatatcatactttagcaatatagaccaaatacatattcataagagtaatcaacatcacatagtgtcattaacatgtaagatcatcatatacatataatttacatttacaagcatatacatacataagaacatccttctaagaattccctcaaggctaactagtgcaatgtttagctagagtcccatacccctacctagactaagctaaaccccttaggttatcttagttagagttcaatcctttagtacattttaccttttgggaacatcttgccttaactgacatagaccacatgagctaatgtggaatccggtgtcatgaaaccttacacctaaagaaggcggactacttgcatAGGTAGtaataaaacatgaacataacaactacgtggatcaactagctagtattcctatgagggtaacatagttcaagaactaggagatatagttgggaccctccttatgctacatgcattggaGTCTGTAATATCAAGAGtgcattagtgatcctaccttccctatgtgggaagggacactcctcaatctagttcactcggtgctaagctagagtccctttttgaaatgcctttaatacctttattaatcatcatagcttaatgtaggtcataggttctaacccttgtataaacatcatcatcataccttaataaggattgcatgagtattatcctttcattccaatccatatgagtgaggttagcacattaacatattcacatcatgataaggaacattggtaaatcattatcatccttataatatttacatcttagccaataCCATAcaatacatataaatacatttaaattcaacatcgtACCAACTTTATCACTCCTAATACAAGTCATGCTTCAATACAACAGCATTAtttaatcacaagtaaccataattgaggtaaagaatagggatcacaacacttaccaagtctccttcataatcaaTCATGAAGGTCTTTCCATAAACCcatcaattcaacccaataagggtgtaatatcatccctcaacaataaccaacataataacaaggctaattgaatcactacatgaCAACCCATCACTTGTTCATGGCTTAAGATAAGAGACATAGGTCAAAGTCACAATGTAGACCAAATACTCAAGAGCTAGAATAATAGGACTATAATTTACcctaatttattcataatttatacaatGTCATCATCTAGtattaattcaaccaataaccaattcaattgaaccaatattacacaattcatatcaagatcataacctagggttaaggggaataaaTCATCTCCTACAAACttgaccaatccatcaagaaataacataattgatttaaaataattgttaatatattcataatatccaaaataaatcataaacaaagtaatccataacatcaatttcgagattggaaaatacccatatgaaaactcaacttttgaaatcaatttgatggaaacTTTTatggaaagaggtctcaaaaatgaaataaatcccataccttactaattgatgaatattgatggagaaatttGATCCTTTTCATCCCTTGAACCCACccctatcttggtcttcaatggggttcttcaactaaagagagaaagaagagagaaggaagaaagtttgggtttgtgaattgtgagagcttaggttagtctaattagcttagggatttatataggttgttaactaacttaattatacctCCCCTAACTCCTATTTAACCTCCTAACTAATACAACcgattaaatgaattaattcaaAATGTGCAGCAAAAACAGTCTTCACAGATGACACCAGGATCGACGGATTGTGTGTCCATCGACGGCACTGTGCACCTttgtgctgcacatccgtcaatgAGTTCTGAGAGTTTTCATTTGTAGGCTTCCAATATTTTGTCTAAGTAACCATCGATGGAGGCATCTACGCCTCGTCGATTCACCGACGACCCGGGGTGGCATTCGTTGGTGACACTATCCATTGACAGCTTCTAGTCacttttgcaagggtcctcctcaagggctcttgattggtccttggggagtcgtgcctgGATGTTTCGATTTTAAATTAACTACAATACATATTAGACAACCtttgacaaattttcatcatttttcgactcataaaagctagtcaaataggctaaggcatgttagtacctcattgaacaaGTTTCTGCATTTCATGGatgttctttgacgttttgacttctaaacttcctaaatgacttatatacaataaaattgaccttaaaacagtgtattgatacgctcaaactgacttctcaaataagaagtaaagcggtcgtgtcaagtaaataaccaaactagtgaggttgggatcgttcccacgaggaaaatagtctagacttaacttcaacctgttattattattgtttggtaaatgaattccttggaaagtaaaaacaataaaaggggggtttctatttctaaatgaataaaaataactaaagaaattgaaagagacacttgacagctttgaatgttggagtttaatcaattaatcaaagtaactagggtttacgtgttccccacaggttcataacttgataattctaactataacaattctttcctagtatcttgcatgcaaagtgataagttatgtatttctaaatccttggtccgNNNNNNNNNNNNNNNNNNNNNNNNNNNNNNNNNNNNNNNNNNNNNNNNNNNNNNNNNNNNNNNNNNNNNNNNNNNNNNNNNNNNNNNNNNNNNNNNNNNNNNNNNNNNNNNNNNNNNNNNNNNNNNNNNNNNNNNNNNNNNNNNNNNNNNNNNNNNNNNNNNNNNNNNNNNNNNNNNNNNNNNNNNNNNNNNNNNNNNNNNNNNNNNNNNNNNNNNNNNNNNNNNNNNNNNNNNNNNNNNNNNNNNNNNNNNNNNNNNNNNNNNNNNNNNNNNNNNNNNNNNNNNNNNNNNNNNNNNNNNNNNNNNNNNNNNNNNNNNNNNNNNNNNNNNNNNNNNNNNNNNNNNNNNNNNNNNNNNNNNNNNNNNNNNNNNNNNNNNNNNNNNNNNNNNNNNNNNNNNNNNNNNNNNNNNNNNNNNNNNNNNNNNNNNNNNNNNNNNNNNNNNNNNNNNNNNNNNNNNNNNNNNNNNNNNNNNNNNNNNNNNNNNNNNNNNNNNNNNNNNNNNNNNNNNNNNNNNNNNNNNNNNNNNNNNNNNNNNNNNNNNNNNNNNNNNNNNNNNNNNNNNNNNNNNNNNNNNNNNNNNNNNNNNNNNNNNNNNNNNNNNNNNNNNNNNNNNNNNNNNNNNNNNNNNNNNNNNNNNNNNNNNNNNNNNNNNNNNNNNNNNNNNNNNNNNNNNNNNNNNNNNNNNNNNNNNNNNNNNNNNNNNNNNNNNNNNNNNNNNNNNNNNNNNNNNNNNNNNNNNNNNNNNNNNNNNNNNNNNNNNNNNNNNNNNNNNNNNNNNNNNNNNNNNNNNNNNNNNNNNNNNNNNNNNNNNNNNNNNNNNNNNNNNNNNNNNNNNNNNNNNNNNNNNNNNNNNNNNNNNNNNNNNNNNNNNNNNNNNNNNNNNNNNNNNNNNNNNNNNNNNNNNNNNNNNNNNNNNNNNNNNNNNNNNNNNNNNNNNNNNNNNNNNNNNNNNNNNNNNNNNNNNNNNNNNNNNNNNNNNNNNNNNNNNNNNNNNNNNNNNNNNNNNNNNNNNNNNNNNNNNNNNNNNNNNNNNNNNNNNNNNNNNNNNNNNNNNNNNNNNNNNNNNNNNNNNNNNNNNNNNNNNNNNNNNNNNNNNNNNNNNNNNNNNNNNNNNNNNNNNNNNNNNNNNNNNNNNNNNNNNNNNNNNNNNNNNNNNNNNNNNNNNNNNNNNNNNNNNNNNNNNNNNNNNNNNNNNNNNNNNNNNNNNNNNNNNNNNNNNNNNNNNNNNNNNNNNNNNNNNNNNNNNNNNNNNNNNNNNNNNNNNNNNNNNNNNNNNNNNNNNNNNNNNNNNNNNNNNNNNNNNNNNNNNNNNNNNNNNNNNNNNNNNNNNNNNNNNNNNNNNNNNNNNNNNNNNNNNNNNNNNNNNNNNNNNNNNNNNNNNNNNNNNNNNNNNNNNNNNNNNNNNNNNNNNNNNNNNNNNNNNNNNNNNNNNNNNNNNNNNNNNNNNNNNNNNNNNNNNNNNNNNNNNNNNNNNNNNNNNNNNNNNNNNNNNNNNNNNNNNNNNNNNNNNNNNNNNNNNNNNNNNNNNNNNNNNNNNNNNNNNNNNNNNNNNNNNNNNNNNNNNNNNNNNNNNNNNNNNNNNNNNNNNNNNNNNNNNNNNNNNNNNNNNNNNNNNNNNNNNNNNNNNNNNNNNNNNNNNNNNNNNNNNNNNNNNNNNNNNNNNNNNNNNNNNNNNNNNNNNNNNNNNNNNNNNNNNNNNNNNNNNNNNNNNNNNNNNNNNNNNNNNNNNNNNNNNNNNNNNNNNNNNNNNNNNNNNNNNNNNNNNNNNNNNNNNNNNNNNNNNNNNNNNNNNNNNNNNNNNNNNNNNNNNNNNNNNNNNNNNNNNNNNNNNNNNNNNNNNNNNNNNNNNNNNN
This portion of the Solanum pennellii chromosome 12, SPENNV200 genome encodes:
- the LOC107006177 gene encoding CBS domain-containing protein CBSCBSPB5-like isoform X2 — encoded protein: MATRRSASRRSLSMTSLSSSHLKKKTTVPLSPHRNSLFSSPSMGLTGERTVKRLRLSKALTIPDSTSIYDACRRMAARRVDALLLTDSNALLCGILTDKDITTRVIASEVNIQETPVSKVMTKHPVFVLSDTLAVEALQKMVLGKFRHLPVVENGEVIALLDIAKCLYDAIARLERAAEKGKAIVAAVQGVEKNWGASISDSDSFIETLRERMFRPSLSTIISENPKTVTVVPNDTVLEAAKKMSESKTSSAIVAVDKKPKGILTSKDILMRVIAQDLSPESILVERVMTPNPECATTDTSIVDALHTMHDGKFLHLPVIDKDGVVVAVIDVLHITHAAVATVGNTSGVNNEAANTRIQKFWDSAMELSPDDGEETRSICSLKFASEGAELRRCISYPSSSLSNTFAFKIQDRTGRMHRFNCNIGSMRDLITAIIQRVGDDIKRKNLPQILYEDEDHDKVVLATESDLTAAVEHARCAGWKGLRLHLDYSGKHGCRKGSRSNSLDTQSAWASAYSAVAAGAALFAGLGVIAFLRRSNN
- the LOC107006177 gene encoding CBS domain-containing protein CBSCBSPB5-like isoform X1, which encodes MATRRSASRRSLSMTSLSSSHLKKKTTVPLSPHRNSLFSSPSMGLTGERTVKRLRLSKALTIPDSTSIYDACRRMAARRVDALLLTDSNALLCGILTDKDITTRVIASEVNIQETPVSKVMTKHPVFVLSDTLAVEALQKMVLGKFRHLPVVENGEVIALLDIAKCLYDAIARLERAAEKGKAIVAAVQGVEKNWGASISDSDSFIETLRERMFRPSLSTIISENPKTVTVVPNDTVLEAAKKMSESKTSSAIVAVDKKPKGILTSKDILMRVIAQDLSPESILVERVMTPNPECATTDTSIVDALHTMHDGKFLHLPVIDKDGVVVAVIDVLHITHAAVATVGNTSGVNNEAANTRIQKFWDSAMELSPDDGEETRSICSLKFASEGAELRRCISYPSSSLSNTFAFKIQDRTGRMHRFNCNIGSMRDLITAIIQRVGDDIKRKNLPQILYEDEDHDKVVLATESDLTAAVEHARCAGWKQGLRLHLDYSGKHGCRKGSRSNSLDTQSAWASAYSAVAAGAALFAGLGVIAFLRRSNN